One Nocardia farcinica genomic region harbors:
- a CDS encoding DUF4235 domain-containing protein: protein MKTLYKPLGLIVGVLGGVAANAVFSKVWGKLTGEDEAPNATAPDHTWREVVIAAALQGAIFGAVKAAVDRAGARGYQSLTGTWPG from the coding sequence GTGAAGACCTTGTACAAACCCCTCGGACTGATCGTCGGCGTGCTCGGCGGTGTCGCCGCCAACGCCGTGTTCAGCAAGGTATGGGGCAAGCTGACCGGCGAGGACGAGGCGCCGAACGCGACCGCGCCCGATCACACCTGGCGCGAGGTCGTCATCGCGGCCGCGCTGCAAGGTGCCATCTTCGGTGCGGTGAAGGCCGCGGTGGACCGCGCGGGTGCCCGCGGATACCAGTCGTTGACCGGTACCTGGCCGGGCTGA
- a CDS encoding phage holin family protein, which yields MTDTTGAHLTEQARSTTQSRSTAELVEDATAQVSRLIRDEFRLAQLEMQRKARGIGIGAGLAGAAGLLAFYGGAALVAAAVFALNIPLPDWAAALIVAAALLLVAGVLALAGKKKVDNATPPVPQEAVRGVEGDIRAIRNGTRR from the coding sequence ATGACCGACACGACAGGGGCTCACCTGACCGAGCAGGCCAGGTCGACGACGCAGTCCCGGTCGACGGCCGAACTGGTCGAAGACGCCACCGCGCAGGTCAGCAGGCTGATCAGAGACGAATTCCGGCTGGCCCAGCTGGAGATGCAGAGGAAGGCGCGCGGCATCGGGATCGGCGCCGGACTCGCGGGCGCCGCGGGGCTGCTGGCGTTCTACGGCGGCGCGGCCCTGGTCGCGGCGGCGGTGTTCGCGCTGAACATCCCGCTGCCGGACTGGGCGGCCGCGTTGATCGTGGCCGCGGCGCTGTTGCTGGTCGCCGGCGTGCTGGCGCTGGCGGGCAAGAAGAAGGTGGACAACGCCACCCCGCCGGTGCCACAGGAGGCCGTGCGCGGCGTGGAAGGCGACATTCGAGCGATCAGGAACGGGACCCGCCGATGA
- the aztB gene encoding zinc ABC transporter permease AztB codes for MEWLLAPFEVSFVHRALWGGLLVSCLCAIAGTWVVVRGMAFLSDAMAHGMLPGIAVAALLGGNLVLGAAVSAAAMALGVSALTRSPRFSADIGIGLLFVGMLAIGVVIISRAQSFAVDLTGFLFGDVLAIRDRDLAFLATALLLAGIVAALGHRAFVALAFDPRLAHTLGLRPRLAQAAMLGLITLAIVASFHVVGTLLVFGLLIAPPAAATLWAHRIPVIMALAALLGASATVAGLLISWHAGTAAGATIAVVAVALFFLSAAASAARSWWRGRRARAAAATVAVAAVLTGCAANPEPAQPEPTPHGYIAGAEETAEPQPRLVLADSGSGAVRVLDLVSEQVTELPAVPGVRGIAADGRHAYLSDGAALRIVDTGSWLVDHGDHTHYYRAPIREVGTRPVAGDVTVLADRAVAAVHTGAETVLLDRGALDDGSVRALGEPIAGTAVPYAEHLVIARPDGRVEVRTRDGAPVASLPQPCPEPRGSASTRRGVVFGCADGALVVYADGTAFAGTPIAYPHPVPATERATEFRHRPGSATLAARAGDRGAWLLDVRARTWTLVPAGPVLAANTAGEGAPLLTLTADGMLHAHDPVTGVELAGTQLLATVDPAAAPTVTVDSARAYVNDPAGRRVFEIDYADLRVARTFPLDIAPALMVETGE; via the coding sequence ATGGAATGGTTGCTCGCCCCGTTCGAGGTGTCCTTCGTCCACCGGGCGTTGTGGGGCGGGCTGCTGGTCAGCTGCCTGTGCGCGATCGCCGGAACGTGGGTCGTGGTGCGCGGCATGGCATTTCTGAGCGACGCCATGGCGCACGGCATGCTGCCCGGCATCGCCGTGGCCGCGCTGCTGGGCGGAAACCTGGTACTGGGCGCCGCCGTCAGCGCCGCGGCGATGGCGCTCGGCGTCTCCGCCCTGACCCGCTCGCCGCGATTCTCCGCCGACATCGGCATCGGCCTGCTCTTCGTGGGCATGCTGGCGATCGGCGTGGTGATCATCTCGCGGGCGCAGTCGTTCGCCGTCGACCTCACCGGCTTCCTGTTCGGTGACGTGCTGGCGATCCGTGACCGCGACCTGGCCTTCCTCGCGACGGCCCTGCTGCTCGCCGGGATCGTGGCCGCACTCGGCCACCGCGCGTTCGTGGCGCTGGCCTTCGATCCGCGCCTGGCCCACACCCTCGGCCTGCGACCGCGCCTGGCGCAGGCGGCCATGCTCGGCCTGATCACGCTCGCGATCGTGGCCTCCTTCCACGTGGTCGGCACCCTGCTGGTCTTCGGGCTGCTCATCGCGCCGCCCGCGGCGGCGACGCTGTGGGCGCACCGCATTCCGGTGATCATGGCGCTGGCCGCGCTGCTCGGCGCGAGCGCGACGGTGGCGGGACTGCTCATCTCCTGGCATGCGGGCACCGCGGCGGGCGCGACGATCGCGGTCGTGGCGGTGGCGCTGTTCTTCCTGTCCGCGGCCGCCTCCGCCGCCCGCTCGTGGTGGCGCGGGCGCCGGGCCCGCGCGGCCGCCGCCACCGTGGCCGTGGCCGCGGTGCTGACCGGTTGCGCCGCGAATCCCGAACCGGCGCAACCGGAGCCGACGCCGCACGGATACATCGCGGGCGCGGAGGAGACGGCCGAACCGCAGCCGCGGCTGGTACTGGCCGACAGCGGGTCCGGCGCCGTGCGGGTCCTCGACCTGGTGAGCGAGCAGGTCACCGAGCTGCCCGCGGTGCCGGGCGTGCGCGGCATCGCCGCCGACGGCAGGCACGCCTACCTCTCCGACGGCGCCGCGCTGCGGATCGTGGACACCGGCAGCTGGCTGGTCGACCACGGCGACCACACCCACTACTACCGTGCGCCGATCCGCGAAGTGGGCACCCGGCCGGTCGCCGGTGACGTCACGGTGCTCGCCGACCGCGCCGTGGCGGCCGTGCACACCGGCGCCGAGACCGTGCTGCTGGATCGTGGCGCGCTGGACGACGGTTCGGTGCGCGCGCTCGGCGAGCCGATCGCCGGAACGGCCGTGCCCTACGCCGAACATCTGGTGATCGCCCGCCCCGACGGCCGGGTGGAGGTGCGCACCAGGGACGGTGCCCCCGTCGCGTCGCTGCCGCAGCCCTGCCCGGAACCGCGCGGCAGCGCCTCGACCCGCCGCGGTGTGGTGTTCGGCTGCGCGGACGGCGCGCTGGTCGTGTACGCGGACGGCACCGCCTTCGCCGGCACTCCGATCGCCTACCCGCACCCGGTGCCCGCCACCGAGCGCGCGACCGAGTTCCGACACCGTCCGGGCAGCGCGACGCTGGCGGCGCGGGCCGGTGATCGCGGCGCCTGGCTGCTCGACGTGCGGGCGCGGACCTGGACGCTCGTCCCGGCCGGGCCGGTGCTCGCGGCGAACACCGCGGGGGAGGGCGCCCCGTTGCTCACCCTCACCGCCGACGGGATGCTGCACGCCCACGACCCGGTCACCGGTGTCGAACTCGCCGGCACGCAGCTGCTGGCGACGGTGGATCCGGCCGCGGCCCCGACCGTGACCGTCGACAGCGCCCGCGCCTATGTCAACGACCCGGCGGGCAGGCGGGTGTTCGAGATCGACTACGCGGATCTGCGGGTCGCGCGGACCTTCCCGCTCGACATCGCCCCCGCGCTGATGGTGGAGACCGGCGAATGA
- a CDS encoding DUF6328 family protein yields MTLDDDDGWNRRARGETKTQRLDRNWSHLLQELRVLQTGVQLLTGFLVTLPFQPGFADLDTGMRAIYLTTMGASVAATVFVVAPVAWHRVLFRRHRLEQLVAAAHRFAAAGMVCLAVALTGALVLVVDRILGEEAAAAAAVVLAVSFLLAWMIGPWRRRGHRQAPRRSPHSGGSGRRMSSATEPPATSASTPSDSS; encoded by the coding sequence ATGACGCTGGATGACGACGACGGTTGGAATCGCCGGGCCAGGGGCGAGACGAAAACCCAACGGCTGGACCGCAACTGGTCGCATCTGCTGCAGGAGCTGCGGGTGTTGCAGACCGGTGTGCAGTTGCTGACCGGTTTCCTGGTGACCCTGCCGTTCCAGCCCGGTTTCGCCGATCTCGACACCGGCATGCGCGCGATCTATCTGACCACGATGGGCGCCTCGGTGGCGGCGACGGTCTTCGTCGTCGCGCCGGTGGCCTGGCATCGGGTGCTGTTCCGCAGGCACCGGCTCGAACAGTTGGTCGCCGCCGCGCACCGGTTCGCCGCCGCGGGCATGGTGTGCCTGGCGGTGGCGTTGACGGGGGCGCTGGTGCTCGTGGTGGACCGGATCCTCGGCGAGGAGGCCGCCGCCGCGGCGGCGGTCGTGCTCGCGGTGTCGTTCCTGCTGGCGTGGATGATCGGGCCGTGGCGCCGGCGGGGCCACCGACAGGCGCCACGGCGTTCGCCTCATTCGGGCGGCTCGGGACGGCGGATGTCGTCGGCGACCGAGCCGCCCGCGACATCGGCCTCCACGCCGAGCGACTCCTCGTAG
- the aztA gene encoding zinc ABC transporter ATP-binding protein AztA: MAAGLRIHGLTAGYRGRIALHDLTADLPGGAVTAVLGPNGSGKSTLLAAVAGVLRPAAGRVERGPGTRLAFVVQHSAVPATLPITVAETVAMGRWSHRGPWRRLTRADTAIVDACLDRLHLTELAGRRLDTLSGGQRQRTLLAQAMAQRADILLLDEPTVGLDAHSRRIIADLLVELAADGATIVQATHHPDEVLAATHCLLLEAGHLRAQGDPASILGGPAAQLFGHEGVSFDRNALARQSIGLR, translated from the coding sequence ATGGCGGCGGGACTGCGGATCCACGGCTTGACCGCGGGCTATCGGGGGCGGATCGCCCTGCACGACCTCACCGCCGATCTGCCCGGCGGCGCCGTCACCGCCGTGCTCGGACCCAACGGTTCGGGCAAATCGACGCTGCTCGCCGCGGTCGCGGGAGTGCTGCGCCCCGCGGCGGGACGGGTCGAGCGCGGCCCCGGCACGCGGCTGGCGTTCGTGGTCCAGCACAGCGCCGTGCCCGCCACGCTGCCCATCACCGTCGCGGAGACGGTGGCGATGGGCCGCTGGTCGCATCGCGGTCCGTGGCGGCGGCTCACCCGCGCCGACACCGCGATCGTCGACGCCTGCCTGGACCGGCTGCACCTCACCGAGCTGGCCGGGCGCCGCCTCGACACCCTCTCCGGCGGCCAGCGCCAGCGCACCCTGCTCGCCCAGGCGATGGCCCAGCGGGCCGACATCCTGCTGCTCGACGAACCCACCGTCGGCCTCGACGCGCACTCGCGCCGGATCATCGCCGACCTGCTCGTCGAACTGGCCGCCGACGGCGCGACGATCGTGCAGGCAACCCACCATCCCGACGAGGTACTGGCAGCGACCCACTGCCTGCTGCTCGAGGCGGGACACCTGCGCGCCCAGGGTGATCCCGCGTCGATACTCGGCGGCCCCGCGGCGCAACTCTTTGGTCACGAGGGCGTGTCGTTCGACCGAAACGCCTTGGCGCGGCAATCGATCGGCTTACGCTGA
- a CDS encoding DUF3618 domain-containing protein: MSDTEPNNTSPDALADAVREDRDQARRELGETVDELGRKLDIRARGKEKVNDTVHSAQQAANEAVLAAEDKAAQAGRRAKEAIARAEAKVPEPVAQSGRHAADTARRQPVPLVLGAVGAGVLVWWLLRRRRL; this comes from the coding sequence ATGAGTGACACCGAGCCGAACAACACGAGCCCGGACGCGCTCGCCGACGCCGTCCGCGAGGACCGCGATCAGGCGCGCCGCGAACTGGGCGAGACCGTCGACGAACTCGGCCGCAAACTGGACATCCGAGCCCGCGGCAAGGAGAAGGTGAACGACACCGTGCACTCTGCGCAGCAGGCCGCGAACGAGGCGGTGCTCGCCGCCGAGGACAAGGCCGCGCAGGCGGGCAGGCGCGCCAAGGAGGCCATCGCCCGCGCCGAGGCCAAGGTGCCCGAACCGGTCGCCCAGAGCGGCAGGCACGCCGCCGACACCGCGCGCAGGCAGCCGGTGCCGCTGGTGCTCGGCGCCGTGGGTGCCGGCGTCCTGGTGTGGTGGCTGTTGCGGAGGCGGCGCTTGTGA